Proteins encoded within one genomic window of Flavobacterium oreochromis:
- a CDS encoding ZIP family metal transporter — translation MIYLVPFLSVVLGYLTAVIVQPKNKKNLKLLLAFSGSFLLALTVSHLLPQIFTGINMQNGEHLHNDIGIFIMAGILFQIILEYFSQGAEHGHVHGHNHLLHIPWALFISLCLHALLEGMPISQHPHIAWGISIHHFPIAIILTTFLIQSHLNKSQIAIFMLSFALMTPIGTFISSYTVFLIPYHKEITAFVIGILFHISSTIIFESSEGHKFNLAKLIAIILGIILAYFM, via the coding sequence ATGATATATTTAGTACCTTTTTTATCAGTTGTATTAGGCTATTTAACAGCTGTTATTGTACAACCAAAAAATAAAAAAAATTTAAAACTCTTGCTGGCTTTTAGTGGTTCCTTTCTATTAGCATTAACGGTTTCTCATTTACTTCCTCAAATTTTCACTGGAATAAATATGCAAAATGGAGAGCATTTGCATAATGATATAGGAATCTTTATTATGGCTGGAATCTTATTCCAGATTATTTTAGAATATTTTTCACAAGGAGCTGAACACGGACATGTTCACGGACATAATCATTTGCTACACATCCCTTGGGCTTTATTTATAAGTTTATGCTTACATGCTTTATTAGAAGGTATGCCTATCAGCCAACACCCACATATAGCTTGGGGAATATCAATACATCATTTTCCTATTGCAATTATTTTGACTACTTTTTTAATCCAGTCTCATCTTAATAAAAGTCAAATTGCTATATTCATGTTAAGCTTTGCTCTAATGACTCCTATTGGAACTTTTATTTCATCTTATACTGTTTTTTTAATTCCTTATCATAAGGAAATAACGGCTTTTGTTATTGGTATTCTTTTTCATATATCTTCCACTATTATCTTTGAAAGTAGTGAGGGACACAAATTTAATTTAGCAAAACTCATTGCCATTATATTAGGTATTATCTTAGCTTATTTCATGTAA
- a CDS encoding class I SAM-dependent methyltransferase translates to MSENRNTTTENWFETWFNSPYYHILYKDRNDEEAQLFMDNLTHYLNLPEEAKILDLACGKGRHSIYLNQLGYDVTGVDLAENSIIEASKSSNNKLRFKVHDMRKHTEEKYDAVLNLFTSFGYFENENDNLKTLIAIKESLTEYGFAVIDFLNANYIINNLVPEETKTVNEIVFHIKRYVENGHIFKEISFEDKGEKYHFIEKVRALRLEDFEKMMEEAGIYLLEIFGDYKLRKFYKNESERLIMIFK, encoded by the coding sequence ATGTCAGAAAACAGAAATACAACTACAGAAAATTGGTTTGAAACTTGGTTTAATTCTCCATATTACCACATTCTTTATAAAGATCGAAATGATGAGGAAGCACAATTATTTATGGATAATTTAACCCATTATTTAAACTTACCAGAAGAGGCTAAAATTTTAGATTTAGCTTGCGGAAAAGGTCGCCACTCTATCTACCTAAATCAATTAGGATATGATGTTACAGGAGTTGATCTAGCAGAGAATAGCATTATAGAAGCATCAAAATCTAGTAATAACAAATTACGCTTCAAGGTACACGATATGCGTAAACATACAGAAGAAAAATATGATGCTGTACTAAACCTTTTTACAAGCTTTGGCTATTTTGAAAATGAAAATGATAATCTAAAAACCTTAATAGCAATAAAAGAAAGCTTGACCGAATATGGTTTTGCTGTTATTGATTTCTTAAATGCAAATTATATTATTAACAACCTAGTCCCAGAAGAAACAAAAACTGTTAATGAAATTGTTTTTCATATTAAAAGATATGTAGAAAATGGACATATCTTTAAAGAAATTTCCTTTGAAGACAAAGGTGAGAAATATCATTTTATAGAAAAAGTACGTGCTCTAAGATTAGAAGACTTTGAAAAAATGATGGAAGAAGCAGGTATTTATCTTTTAGAGATTTTTGGAGATTATAAGCTACGTAAATTCTACAAAAACGAATCAGAACGATTAATAATGATTTTTAAGTAA